The segment GAGAAGCACTCACTTGCTTGCAAAGGCCATAATCTGTTcctagagaaaaatgaaacaaagtggTACTCTGACACGGTAGGGTATGAGGATgggtgaagaaaatattttaaaatagccaaaGTGATTAAAGCAAAAACTCAGCAATGTCCCAGATAGATCGTCTTCCCAAGAATCCCTCCAAAGTATAATTAAATGGATGTTTCTCAGCAAAACATTGGCCGAGCAGCAAAAGGAGTTTAAGCATCTTTCTCTCTAAAAGCCCCTATTCACTACTGTATGCACCTCCTTATACTGGATAAAGTTACTGCTTAGATGGGCCCTGCCACCAAGCCCAGCAAGGACTTTTTTGCTCATAACCACTGGGGAAGGTATTTAGGTAAAGACAATTTTACAGccaagaaaattaattcaaagaaattaaaagtcatTGGCAAAGTCCCTCCTCAGTGAGCGACCTCTTACTTTGAGTGGAGACACTGCATTTGTGGCCTGCAAGCCCCATGTCCTGAGCAGCACAAGCGGAGTGGCACTGGTGGAATAGAGCCTTTTCAGTAGGTCGGTGGCAGCCAGAAGAGCAGTGTTGTGACGCTGTCGGTCTGTTTCATAACCTGTGAGGTGGCTCATGGAGCCTGGCGGAAAGAGGAAGGTTAAAGCCTTAATCCAGCAGTGAGGTGTCCACATCTGGCTACTCAGGCATTTTGGGGTCCTGATCTTCCCTAAAGACATGACCTCTGGATACTTCTCGAAGGTACCTGAATCCTTACCTAAGTCTTTCCCATTGAAGGCTGCAGTACTGAGGTGATGGACCAAGCTGGAGACATCCCCGAAGCCCATGTTGACACCTTGGCCTGCAAGTGGATGGACTCGGTGGGCTGCATCCCTAAGAGGAAAGCAGAGTTCAGGGTGGCATCCAGCCGCCGAGTGAGGAAGGAGCAGCCCTGTGGTTTTCTTACCCGATGAGCGCCAGCCGAGGCCGGACATACTCAGCAGCATGTCCCAACCCAAGAGGAAACAGCACTCGGCTTTTGGCGTCCACCCCGGCGATGCTTGGGGGCAGCTGGCGAGCCGAGGCCTTGGTCGGCTTCAGGAAGGCGACCGCGTAGCGCAGCGCGGTGCTGGCCGAGTCGATGAAGTCCGTGTGGTTCACATCACTCCACTAAGAAGCACCGGCCACAGAACAAAGCGAAATGTCATCAGTGACCAGCGGGGTGTTAGAAAGTCAGCAAGGAAACCCTTTTCATAACTAACGCCAAGGGTAAGGGGGCACTACAATGATCTGCACCACAGTGACAAGGCCCTCAGATCAACACAAAACACAGCTTCCCATCACCCCCCAGGTTTTAGGATCACGCCACACTGCTCGTGAGCTGCCCCTGCCTGCTGGGCTTCACCTGTCACCAGTCCCTACCCTCACTAGCCATGTGCCAGCCTTAACGCAGCTCATTCTACATCCTCTTCCCTCCGCCACTCCCCTCTGCTTGAATGTCCTCCCACTTCTAGTTCACCAGGATCACACCTCAGCACCCAAAGGCTGTCACCTCTTTATAAACCTCCCTCCAAACCCTGTGTCTTCTCCTCCTCTATGCTCCCTAGCATCCTACGCATCTTCTACCACTGTACTGAAATTGTCATTTACGTATCTTTCTCCTCACGTGACTAGGAGCTTCCTAAAAGCAGGGACTGTCTCACTTGTGTATCTCCAGACCCTCCTACATAGAAGGTACTCCTAATTGTTGCTACATGATGTGCTGCAAAGGCCTGTGCCAGGAATATATGCTACATGACCAGACGGGTAGCATTTATCTCAGAAGCCACTTCAGTATGTTCAGTTCCTTTTATTCTTATTGTTACCACACAGCAGTGAAGCTTAACTTCGTCAGTGTAAACCGGTGTAAAGTCAGAAGTGAGATGGCAGAGTCTGGTGGTTAAAACCAAGGCTTGAGGGCCAGCTGATTTCAGAATCCAGCTTTGCcactagttgtgtgacctcgggcaagttaccTGTCTCAAAATGAGCATGATAACAATAGCACCTACCTCAAAGGGTCactaaattaaatacataaatacaggTAAAATTCTTCACCTgttgaaaaatactgaatgtcaactataaatatacatagatacacatatgtatatctatatatatatatatgtatatctatatatacacagtCATGGAATGTagagtacagcctagggaatacagtcaatagaactgtaacagctgtatacgatgtcagagaggCAGTAaattggggggggcgggggggcagacgttatcactttgtgaggggtgtaaatgtctagtacattgtttcgtacacctgaaactaatacaaaaattcTTCACCTgtacctagcacacagtaagtgctctataaatgttaccGATTACTACTCTTAGTGAATTTAGATAAATATGGCATTTAAACTCCAAAAATACTGGTAACATATTATCTAAAAGCTGTATTACTCCAGAATAACCATtaccatttgttgagcacctacaatATACTACGTACGTTGCAAGCATTTTATAGTCTCTCATCTCAAAAGTCTAGacttttattattactaattgCTACTATTATTAACCCCTGAGAGGCTGGTGGcagtatttccattttccaggGGATTTACAGCACCAGTATTGAATCCATGTCTGTCGATAAGGCTTACTCTTAAGCTCCCCCGACCTGTGCTCAGCCCTTCTCCAAAACACTTCTGATGAATCAGGCTTCAGAAGTTTGGGAACTTGGGACCGAGTAGAGCTGTCCAAGATCATCCAAGTATTACAGCTTCAAAACAAGGCCAATGTTAACTGCCACCCAGGCCGTTTCACTCAGCGTAACAGTAGCCATGACCCTCAGAAGAGCACAGTTACTGACCCCTCTTGCTCTACATTTCCCTGAACGCTTCCTCCAGTAATCCAGATCAAGTTACATTTACAAAGGGGAAGCTGGCtggttatttctttttcccactcAAAACTGCCTTCCTGTGTGGAGCCCTGCAGCACCTCATCAGGTGGACAAGCGGATACTCACAAAGGCAGAGTTAATGGCGTCCACAAAGTTTTCTTCATCCATGCTGACCAGCTCTGCTGCGTGATCATGGGATGTGGACCAAACCAAGGAACTCAAGGTGTCTGAGAgctgtaaaaacaacaacagcaatactGAGCTGAAACTTGTTCTTGGGAGCTCTCAAGCACTAAGGAAGGTAAGAAGGGGAAACAAAGCCAGCCTGGGCACAGTCACTTGAAACCAGAAAATGGCTGAGAGGAAATGAAATGCTAACAAAGGCCACATGTGTTCAAGTAGACTAGCCAGGACTTCTTACCGGGAGCAGAGCGATGGGCCCAGAGGGAAGAAATCTCTGCCAAGCTACATTGTTTTCTGTAGCCTACAATCAAGAGAAGAGTTCTTGTGAGAAGCACACACGTTAAACACGAGCAGGGTCCCCAGATGGTGGCTCAGGGTCTGACCTCCAATAAATGCAGAGTAGCCACAACAGCGGACTGGTCATAGTTCCAGCTAACATTCTGGATCCCAGCAGCCTGCCGTACTCCTGAGTGGTGACcatctgcaccaatctgcatgAAGACAACAGCCTGCTAATTCTTACAGccttttaataaatgaaactgtTCCAGAAATTGGTCTCTGTCTCCTGAAGTTTTCTCTGGTTCCAACTGCTAGCAAGCCAATCTGTGGCAGGCAACTTTCCAACAGACAGCCTTACAGACAGCCCCCGCAGGGGAAGACCTACATATGTGACCCCAGCCTCAGCTAACAGACCATGAGGTACCAGCCATACGTTAAATTCAGCCAAATTCTCTTGGTATTTGAACTAGAAAGCAGTAAGGCAGGCACTGGAGCTGAACAGTCCTGATGGGAGGCGAGGCATGGCTACCACGTAAAAGGGAAGGCTCatgagcagagagaaaaaagtggAAGATGCAAGGAGGTGAGTAACTTACGGGACTcctgaggggggaaaaacagcCTCAATTTCTGACACTCTGGTTCCTGTCCCTGTGAAGCCAGCTGTCCTTATTTCGTGACCTAAGATGGTCCAGGAGATTGCTTCCTGTACAGGATTTACAACAAGACCATCTTAACTTGAGCTGGCTTACGTGGGTACTGGTCCTTATAACCAAGAGCTCTGCCTACAATTAATGTCAACGATAGCTTAGATCTAAAACTGGAGGCCCTAGAATTGAGGATAAGATGTGCATATGCAAGACCCCGGGTGAAATAAGAATCTTCAACTACCAACAATTTGGTCTGGAGGGTGCTGCCGTCACCTAGGGTAATATGAACCCAAGGACTGGAGCCTGCCGTGGGAAATGGATAGGGCCACGTATAGCCGACTGCTTTCCTCCTGTAGAGAACCGTCACTCGGTCTAGGGAAGTgagaagagaaaaaccaaacaTTAGAAAGGCTGAGGAAAAGGCCACAACTAAACCTAAAGCTAGGTCCCAGGACGTCTGTCTCTTATCATTTACCCCTAAGGAAAAAGTAAGGTCTAAAAAACCATGTGATCACTGCTCCAGTCTAAGAGCTGACACATGACAACAGCCACAGGGATGGATCAGTgtcaaaaggaagaaggaagctcTCACGAATCACCAGCTTGTACAGGCACTTTCTTCCCCCTTCATGCTCCCACTCCTCTCGTTTTACTCTACACCTAAATGAGCCCACAAGTGCTTTCAGAGTAAACAGCGTGGGCATACCATGGGCTCAAAGAAGTTCGAGATTTCGTAAGCTTTTTCTTCCCACTggaaatcattttacttttctgatcATAAAAATGGTATGCTTGCTGTCAAAATCTGAACAAAGAAAGGTTTAAAGGGGGAAAATCACTCTCAATCATACTACGCTCAGACAAGTACAGTTAAAGCTTTGCCCTATAGCTTTCCAAACAATTTCCTAAgcgtgtatatgcacacacacatactcacatgcACAAATGGGACCGTATGATACTTTTTTTCACCAATATATTATGAGACATATTTCTAAGTGACTAAATATTAGATCTAAATTAAAAGCTGCACGGAAGTTCATTACATGGATGAACTTACTATAAAAAAgcatttaagttgcttccatgtttttttctctctagaacAATCCTGAAATAGCTGCAAATCATATATTGGATAAAGAAtttttatctagaatatataaagaactcatatgattcaaaaagacaaataatctagTTGCAAAATGGACAACAGatcctgaatagacatttctccagacaGAAAAATGGCCAAAGAGCACATGaacagatgctcaacatcatttgtcatcaGCAAAATATAATCAAAACTACGAGATGCCATTCCCCAGTAATTAGGATggctgtgatttaaaaaaagggggCCGAGTAAGTATTGGTGAATATATGGAGAAACTGGCCCTTACATATTGGTGTTGGGAAAGTGAAATGGTACAGCTTCTTTGAAAAAGTTTGGTAGCTTATGAAAATGGTAAACATAGTATTATTATATAGCCACCATTCTACTCCTAAGTATccacccaggagaaatgaaaacatgtccatacACTtgtatacacaaatgttcatagcattattcacgatctccaaaaagtggaaacaacccaa is part of the Rhinolophus sinicus isolate RSC01 linkage group LG03, ASM3656204v1, whole genome shotgun sequence genome and harbors:
- the COQ6 gene encoding ubiquinone biosynthesis monooxygenase COQ6, mitochondrial, which codes for MAVLLAVSRSGVAPAAAWSVSLVSCRRLAGAPADTVYDVVVSGGGLVGAAMACALGHDIHFHDKKILLLEAGPKKVLEKLPETYSNRVSSISPGSATLLSSFGAWDHICNMRYRAFRRMQVWDACSEALIMFDKDHLDDMGYIVENDVIMHALTKQLEAVSDRVTVLYRRKAVGYTWPYPFPTAGSSPWVHITLGDGSTLQTKLLIGADGHHSGVRQAAGIQNVSWNYDQSAVVATLHLLEATENNVAWQRFLPSGPIALLPLSDTLSSLVWSTSHDHAAELVSMDEENFVDAINSAFWSDVNHTDFIDSASTALRYAVAFLKPTKASARQLPPSIAGVDAKSRVLFPLGLGHAAEYVRPRLALIGDAAHRVHPLAGQGVNMGFGDVSSLVHHLSTAAFNGKDLGSMSHLTGYETDRQRHNTALLAATDLLKRLYSTSATPLVLLRTWGLQATNAVSPLKEQIMAFASK